One window of Rissa tridactyla isolate bRisTri1 chromosome 12, bRisTri1.patW.cur.20221130, whole genome shotgun sequence genomic DNA carries:
- the SRC gene encoding proto-oncogene tyrosine-protein kinase Src, whose translation MGSSKSKPKDPSQRRRSLEPTDNTHHGGYPASQTPSKAAAPDAHRTPSRSFGTMAAESKLFGGFNTSDTVTSPQRAGALAGGVTTFVALYDYESRTETDLSFKKGERLQIVNNTEGDWWLAHSLTTGQTGYIPSNYVAPSDSIQAEEWYFGKITRRESERLLLNPENPRGTFLVRESETTKGAYCLSVSDFDNAKGLNVKHYKIRKLDSGGFYITSRTQFNSLQQLVAYYSKHADGLCHRLTNVCPTSKPQTQGLAKDAWEIPRESLRLEVKLGQGCFGEVWMGTWNGTTRVAIKTLKPGTMSPEAFLQEAQVMKKLRHEKLVQLYAVVSEEPIYIVTEYMSKGSLLDFLKGEMGKYLRLPQLVDMAAQIASGMAYVERMNYVHRDLRAANILVGENLVCKVADFGLARLIEDNEYTARQGAKFPIKWTAPEAALYGRFTIKSDVWSFGILLTELTTKGRVPYPGMVNREVLDQVERGYRMPCPPECPESLHDLMCQCWRKDPEERPTFEYLQAFLEDYFTSTEPQYQPGENL comes from the exons ATGGGGAGCAGCAAGAGCAAGCCCAAAGACCCCAGCCAGCGCCGGCGCAGCCTGGAGCCCACCGATAACACCCACCACGGGGGCTACCCGGCCTCGCAGACACCCAGCAAGGCGGCCGCTCCCGATGCCCATCGCACCCCCAGCCGCTCCTTCGGGACCATGGCTGCCGAGTCCAAGCTCTTTGGAGGCTTCAACACCTCCGACACGGTCACCTCGCCGCAGCGTGCCGGGGCGCTGGCTG GTGGAGTCACCACCTTCGTAGCCCTCTACGACTATGAGTCTCGGACCGAAACAGACTTGTCCTTCAAGAAGGGAGAGCGCCTGCAGATCGTCAACAACAC GGAAGGTGACTGGTGGCTGGCTCATTCCCTCACTACAGGACAGACGGGCTACATCCCCAGTAACTATGTCGCGCCCTCAGACTCCATCCAGGCTGAAGA GTGGTATTTTGGGAAGATCACCCGCCGGGAATCCGAGCGGCTGCTGCTCAACCCCGAAAACCCCCGAGGAACCTTCTTGGTCCGGGAGAGTGAGACCACGAAAG GTGCCTACTGCCTCTCCGTCTCGGACTTCGACAACGCCAAGGGGCTCAACGTGAAGCACTACAAGATCCGCAAGTTGGACAGTGGCGGCTTCTACATCACCTCCCGCACCCAGTTCAAcagcctgcagcagctggtggCCTATTACTCCA AACACGCCGACGGCTTGTGCCACCGTCTCACCAACGTCTGCCCCACGTCCAAGCCCCAGACCCAAGGTCTTGCCAAGGATGCCTGGGAGATCCCCCGGGAATCGCTGCGGCTGGAGGTCAAGCTGGGACAGGGCTGCTTCGGAGAGGTGTGGATGG GGACCTGGAATGGCACCACCCGGGTGGCAATCAAGACGCTGAAGCCCGGCACCATGTCCCCGGAGGCCTTCCTGCAGGAAGCCCAAGTCATGAAGAAGCTCCGGCATGAGAAGTTGGTTCAGCTCTACGCTGTGGTTTCGGAGGAGCCCATTTATATCGTCACCGAGTACATGAGCAAGG GGAGCCTCCTGGACTTCCTGAAGGGTGAGATGGGCAAGTACCTGCGGCTGCCCCAGCTCGTGGATATGGCAGCTCAG ATCGCATCTGGCATGGCTTACGTGGAAAGGATGAACTATGTCCACCGGGACCTGCGGGCAGCCAACATCCTCGTGGGGGAGAACCTGGTGTGCAAAGTGGCTGACTTCGGCTTGGCACGGCTCATCGAGGACAACGAGTACACCGCTCGGCAAG gTGCGAAGTTCCCCATCAAGTGGACGGCCCCCGAAGCTGCTCTGTACGGCAGGTTTACCATCAAGTCCGATGTCTGGTCCTTCGGCATCCTCTTGACCGAGCTGACCACCAAGGGCAGAGTGCCGTACCCAG GGATGGTGAACCGGGAGGTGCTGGACCAGGTGGAGCGGGGATACCGCATGCCCTGCCCGCCCGAGTGCCCCGAGTCCCTGCACGACCTCATGTGCCAGTGCTGGCGGAAGGACCCGGAGGAGCGACCCACCTTCGAGtacctgcaggctttcctggaggACTACTTCACCTCGACAGAGCCCCAGTACCAGCCCGGCGAGAACCTATAG